A genomic stretch from Telopea speciosissima isolate NSW1024214 ecotype Mountain lineage chromosome 7, Tspe_v1, whole genome shotgun sequence includes:
- the LOC122669155 gene encoding mitochondrial zinc maintenance protein 1, mitochondrial-like, whose translation MGGGRREVLSAYRALLRATRKSFSGDKLMLAESAVEVRKKFEANRNVTSEAEINKLLDEARDASDFISNMIVQTKLNSSGGGYVIKPGKEHTGATLEIPSEELLRKTS comes from the exons atgggaggaggaagaagagaagtacTGAGCGCGTACAGAGCGTTGCTTCGAGCGACTCGGAAATCATTCTCAGGTGACAAGCTGATGCTGGCTGAGTCGGCAGTGGAGGTCAGGAAGAAATTCGAGGCGAACCGAAACGTTACATCCGAAGCTGAGATTAATAAGCTCCTTGACGAAGCCCGTGATGCTTCCGATTTCATCTCCAACATGATCGTTCAGACCAAACTCAACTCTTCTGGCGGTGGTTACG TGATTAAGCCTGGTAAAGAGCATACTGGAGCAACATTGGAGATTCCGTCCGAGGAGCTTCTCCGAAAGACTTCATGA